GTCGGCAAGGGCAGCAAGAAGATCCTGCTCAATCTCGGCGATGTCACTTACATCGACAGCTCGGGGATCGGCGAACTGGTCAGCGCTTTCACCACCGTCCGCAACCAGGGGGGCGAGCTCAAGCTGCTCAATCTGACCAAGAAAGTGCACGACCTGCTGCAGATCACCAAGCTCTACACGGTCTTCGACGTCAAGGACGACGAAGCGACCGCCATCTCGGCGTTCACGAAGTAAGCTTGGCGCGGGCCCGGCCCCTCGGGCCCGCCTTCCCTCCGACCGCCAGCCGGGATCGCATCCCCGTCCTCGCCGCGTTAGACTTCTCTCATGCCCAGAATCTCCAGGCTCGACCGCTCGCAGGTGGACGAACAGGTACAGGCGATCTTCGACGCCTTCATGAAAGAGCGCGGCAACATCCCCAACATGTTCCGCACGGTGGCGCACCGGCCGGCCATCCTCAAGACCATGATCGACCACTTCAAGAACGTCATGGGCACGGGCACGGTTGGCGCCAAGCTGAAGGAGCTGTTGTTCGTCCGGGTCTCACAGATCAACCACTGCGATTATTGACTGGCGTCGCACAGCGTCCTGGCAGGACGCCAAGGATGGAGCGAAGACCAGATCCGGCACTGCGGCGACTTCCGTCACCGGTCCGATTTCACCCCGCGGGAGAAGGTCGCCCTCGCTCTCGCCGAGCGCATGACGCACGATCCTCATGCCGTGGACGATGAGCTCTGGTCCGAGGTCCGGCGGCACTTCGACGAAGGCGAGACGGTCGAGCTGGCGGTCGCCATCGCGTTTTTCAACTACTTCAACATCTTCAACAACACGCTGCAGATGGAGCCGACGAAATGAAGCCGCTGGGCGGGGCGTCCGCGCCCCGCCGGCGTCATCCTGAGGTGCTTTACCGCCGAAGGATCTCGCGGGATGTGACACATCACAGACAAACCCCACCCGTCTGCGTACGCTTTCTGCCATGCGGGCGCTCGCGCTAGTTCTCTTGGCCACGAACTGTCTCGGCGCCTGCCTGCCGATCAGCGAAGCCCCCAACAAGCTGGGCTCCACCGTCTGCATCACCGGCAAGGTTGTGACCGTGCAGCGCAGCCCTTCGGGGGCTGCATGGTTCCTCAATTTCTGTGAGGACCATACCCGCTGCGCGTTCTCCGCCGTGGTGTTCACCCGGGATTTACGCGATGTGGGCGACATCCGCATGCTGGCCGGCCGCACCGTCGAAGTACATGGCGCGCTGCGCCAGTACAAGGGCGTACCGGAGATCGTCATCCGCGATGCGCGGCAACTCAAAGGCGAGGCCGCCAAGCTGCCCCCGCTCCCCAAGGAGTTCGACGTTGAAAAGAAGGGCCGCTACCGCGCCGGGCAGACCAAGACCAAGCACAGCACCAGCAGCACCGACGTCGAGAAACGGTGATCAGAACGGCGTGCTGTCCCCGCCCGGCATGCCGGCCCGCAACTCCTCCAGCGGGTACTTGGTCCCCCGCCAGATCACGCCGCCATGCCACAGGGTCAGGAAGGTTGAGCGCAGCAGGATGAAGACGAACGCCAGGGTGCTGATGGGATGGGCCAGGAAGTATAGCGGCGAGATCCTCGACCGGGTGGACATGCCGATGTAGAGGGCGAGGATGCCGAAGGTTGCGACTGCATAGCCCAGCCGCGCCCACCCATGGACCGCGATCAGCCCGACAAAGGGTCCCAGGTTCAGCAGGGCCAGCAGGAACGCCGCCCCCAGCGCCCGCGGCCAGCGGAAAAGCATGAGGGCGAACATGTTCTTGGTCAGGTTGCGCACTACCCCCATCCCGCCCTTGGCCCAGTGGATGGAAAGCAGGTCCTTGCCGAAGACGACGCGCTGTGCCAGGCCGTTCTCTTTGATCGCCTCGCCCAGCTTCATGTCGTCGATCACTGCCATCCGCAGTTTCTGGTAGGTGCCGACCTTCTCGTAGGCGCTGCGCCGGACCAGATTGAAGGCTCCCACTCCCATGTGATCGCGGGCGTCCGGATCAGCGACCTTCCAGGGACGATGGCCGAAAGCGAACAACGCCTGGAAGAAGGCCACCATCATCCGCTCTCCCGGTGACTTCAACTCCATGGTGGGGAAGACGATGAGGTGGTCGGCTTCTTCCTTAGCGACGTAGTGCAGGGCCCGCCGCAGCGCATCGGGCCGGAAGACTACATCGGCGTCGGTGAACAGGATCCAATCGCTCTCTGCCTGCCGCGCGCCCAGCCACATGGCGTGCGTCTTTCCCAGCCAGCCATGGGGGAGTTCTTCCACGTGCATCACCCGCAGCCGGCTCGTTCGCTGCTCGGCGGCCACGCGGTCCATGATCTCGCCGGTGGAGTCGGTGGAACGATCGTTCACCGCGATGATCTGGAGATTCGGATAGTCCACCGCCAGCAGCGACCGGAGCGTGGCTTCGATGTGCTCCTCTTCGTTGCGCGCCGGGACGACCACCGCGACCGAGGCGCCGGCCGGCGGCCCGTCCCACTCCGGCTTCGCGATGTCGGCGATCGTAGGCATGCCCAGGCCGGCATCGATCAGCCGATGCAGCCAGACAGCCCCCAGCGTCAAGCCCAGGACCCAGGCAAAGAGATGCATGTCAGGAAGGTCCCCCCACCAAGGCCATTCTACCTAAAAGGCTCCTGCGGTCCGTGCGGCGCGGGCCTTCTCGTCGTCCACAAAATGAAGCAGCGTCAGGCCGACGACAAAGAAGAAGATCAGCGACACGATCGCCAGCCGCGACGACCCGGTCACCTGCTTGATGATGGCGAACGCCAGCGGACCCCAGATCGAGGCGAACTTGGTGAAGACCGTATAGAAACCATAGAACTCGGCGCTGGCTTCTTCCGGGACCATGCTGCCGAAGTATGAGCGGCTGAGCGCCTGCGAGCCACCCAGGATCATGCCCACGATCACCCCCAGCACCACGAACTGGGTCGCGGTCTGCATGAAGTAGGCGTAGATCACCACTCCCGACCACAAGACCAGGGACAACATGATGGCGGGCTTGGTTCCCATCCACTGTGCCAGCTTGCCGAACAGCAGCGCACCGCCCACTCCGATGAACTGGATGAGGAGCAGCGTGCCCATCAGCACGCTGGGTGAAAGGTGCAATTCGACGGTGCCGTATGCCGTGGCCAGATTGATCACGGTCTGGATTCCGTCGTTGTAGAGCATGAACGCCACCAGGAACAGCACCAGGTGGCGGAAGTTGCCGACCTTCCGCAGCGTGCGCAAGGTGCGCGATACCCCGATGTGGACCAGCGCCAGGACCCGCGGAGTGTGCTCATACCCTGGCGGCATCGGCTCCGAGGCCCCGCCTTCCCGCAAGCCGCGGGCCGTGAACAAAGTGAAGCCGGCCCACCACAGCCCGGCGCTGCCCAATCCGATGCGCGCCGCCGCTTCCTGCGTCAACCCGAACCGGGCGTGGAACGTCACCAGCACCAGCGCCAGCGCGAACTGCAGGCCGCCTCCGACATAGCCGTAGGAATAGCCTTTGCCCGACACCCAGTCCATGCGTTCGTCGCTGGCGATCTGGGGGAGGAAGGCGTCGTAGAACACGTTGGCGCTGACGAAGGCGAACTGCGCCACCACGAAGAACAGCATCGTCCGGTACACCTCCCCGGACCGGCAGAAATACAGCAGCATGGCGAAGATGGCGCCCGTATAGGCGAAGCTCAGCAGGAACCGGCGCTTGGCCGCAGTGAAGTCCGCGATGGCGCCCAGCACTGGCGCGGCCAGGAAGGCAAGTGCGTCCGCGAATCCCACCATGAGACCCCAGAGGCTGTCCGGGTGGTAGTGGGTCCCGGAGAGCGTGACACCCTTCTCGCCGACCACTACGTTGGCAAAGTACACCGGCATCAGCCCGACGATGGTGGTGATGTAGGCGGAATTCGCCCAGTCATACATGCACCATGCGAAGACAGTCTTGGGATCGTCTTTCTGGGCAGACATGCGGCGGAAGGCGGGACTATATCACGCCACCGGCGTATTAGCTCTTCGGCCGCGGCCAGCGCGCTTCCACGGTGGTCCCGATGCCGCCTCGCGGGCGGAAATCCCCGGTCACCACCGCCCACTTCGGCCGGCAGGCCCGGACTACGTCTTCCAGCACACGATTCACGATGTTCTCCTGGAAGATGCCGAGATTGCGGTAGGAGAGCAGGTATTCCTTCAGCGATTTCAACTCCACGCAGCTCTTGTCCGGCATGTAACGGATCTTGAGCACGCCGAAATCCGGCAGTCCGGTCTTGGGGCAGACCGAGGTGAACTCGGGGATGTCGATGACGATCTCATACGCCGGGAATTGATTGGGCCAGGTCTCGATGTCCGGGAACGGATGGCTCAGACCGGCCTGGGCGTGCTCCGGCGTGTATCGCGGCGGCTTGGCCATGCCTCGATTCTAGCAGCCGGCCGCGCTCGCCCCGCGAGTCCCGTTTCCGATGTCGGGCGCGGGCCGACACAGGGCCGCGGTTGCTCCCGAACGCGTGACTTTCAGCCTCCGTGACGCATCTAAACCAAGTGCCTCCTTTTGCCTCCAAAGAATGGTATCTGGGCGCGAAAATGCGGCCTTTGCCTCGCTTTCCTGCCCGGGAATCAAGTGCGTTAACCGGGCGGAGTTCGAGCTTTCCTTCGTTCGACTTAGCTATACTTAAGGTTTTGCAGGACTTGTTGGCCGGCCCTGGGGCTGGCGAGGATTCATGAATAATCATCGCTTGATGGTGGTGCTCGGGGGTGCTGGAGCTGCGGTTGTGCTCCTGGGCGCCTTTGTATCCATGCGCCGCGGCGAGGTGCAGATCCGTGCCCAGCAAGCGGTCCGGGGGCCTATCGCCAGCACCATCTCCACCAACGGCAAGATCGAGCCGATGGATAACTTCGAGGCCCACGCGCCTGCTCCCTCCACCGTCAAGCGCGTGCTGGTGCACGAGGGAGACCGGGTCAAGGCCGGCCAGCTTTTGCTCCGGCTTGACGATGCCGGGGCCCGGGCCCAGGCAGCCAAGGCCTTGGCCCAGCTCAAAGCCTCGCAGGCCGACCTCCAGGCGGTAGGCACCGGTGGTACTCACGAAGAGGTCCTGACTTCCCGCTCCGAGCTGGTGAAGGCGCGGGCGGAACGTGATGCCGCCCAGCGCAACCTGGACGCCCTGACCCGTCTGCAGCAGCGCGGCGCAGCCTCCCCTGCCGAGGTCGAAACCGCCCAGGGCCGCCTCAAGAGCGCCCAGGCGCAAGTCACTCTGCTGGAGCAGAAATCGACCTCCCGCCGCTATTCCCGCCAGGAGGTCGCCAAGGTCCGCGCCCAGGAAGCACAGGCCAAGGCCGAATATCAGGCGGCTCAGGACCTGCTGCGCAGCGCCAACGTGACCGCGCCGCGGGATGGCATCGTCTATTCCCTTCCCGTGAAGCCGGGGGCCTTCGTCAACACCGGCGACCTGCTGGCCCAGGTTGCCGACCTGCAGACCGTGCAGGTTCGCGCCTTTGTGGATGAGCCGGACATCGGCCGCCTGGCGACGGGCGAACAGGTCTCGATCACCTGGGAAGGGCAGCCGGGACGCACCTGGGACGGCGCCGTCACCCGGGTCCCCAGCACCGTGGTCGTACACGGCGCGCGCACCGTCGGCGAGGTCACCTGCAAGGTCAACAACGCCGATCTCAAGCTGCTACCGAACATCAATGTGAATGTGACCATTGTCGCCGCCAAGAACGACAACGCGCTGCTGGTGCCGCGGGAGGCCGTCCACCAGCACGACAATCGCAAGTTCGTCTATGAGGTGGTGGATGGCCGCCTGCAACAGCGCTACGTGGAGACCGGGGTCTCGGACCTGACTCGCATCGAGATCACTCGCGGTATCAAGGAGGACGCGCTGGTGGCCCTGGGTGCGGTCCGCGGCTACGCCCTCAAAGACAGGATGGATGTGAGGGTAGTCCAGCAATGAAGAAGGCGCTGTTCCTCTGTTTCTTGTTCCTCCTCGTGGGCGCGCCGCTGGCCGCATCGAACCCCGAGGAGTTGCTCTCGGCCGGCCGCGTGGACGAAGCGGTCAAGGTCCTCAAACAGCGCACCGACGCCTCCGCCAACGATGCCGAGGCGTGGCACCTGCTTTGCCGTTCCTATTACGCCAAGGAGCGCTGGGACGACGCCATTGCCGCCGCCAAGCACGCCGTGGCCCTCAAGCCGGACAGCAGCGACTATCACCTCTGGCTGGGCCGCGCCTACGGTGAAAAAGCCCAGAGCATCAGCAGCTGGCACTGGTTGACGGCGCTGTCTCTGGCCGGCAAGACCCGCTCGGAATTCGAGAAGGCCGTGCAACTGGACGCCGGCAACGTCGGGGCCCGTTCCGACCTGGCGGAGTTTTACGCCGAGGCCCCCGGCATCGTCGGCGGGGGCAAGGACAAGGCCCGCCGTGAAGCCGAACAACTCGCCTCCAGGGACGCGGCTGCTGC
The DNA window shown above is from Terriglobales bacterium and carries:
- a CDS encoding efflux RND transporter periplasmic adaptor subunit; translated protein: MNNHRLMVVLGGAGAAVVLLGAFVSMRRGEVQIRAQQAVRGPIASTISTNGKIEPMDNFEAHAPAPSTVKRVLVHEGDRVKAGQLLLRLDDAGARAQAAKALAQLKASQADLQAVGTGGTHEEVLTSRSELVKARAERDAAQRNLDALTRLQQRGAASPAEVETAQGRLKSAQAQVTLLEQKSTSRRYSRQEVAKVRAQEAQAKAEYQAAQDLLRSANVTAPRDGIVYSLPVKPGAFVNTGDLLAQVADLQTVQVRAFVDEPDIGRLATGEQVSITWEGQPGRTWDGAVTRVPSTVVVHGARTVGEVTCKVNNADLKLLPNINVNVTIVAAKNDNALLVPREAVHQHDNRKFVYEVVDGRLQQRYVETGVSDLTRIEITRGIKEDALVALGAVRGYALKDRMDVRVVQQ
- a CDS encoding STAS domain-containing protein; the encoded protein is MKASTRQMDGVTIVDLSGRITLGEGSVILRDTIRDLVGKGSKKILLNLGDVTYIDSSGIGELVSAFTTVRNQGGELKLLNLTKKVHDLLQITKLYTVFDVKDDEATAISAFTK
- a CDS encoding MFS transporter, translated to MSAQKDDPKTVFAWCMYDWANSAYITTIVGLMPVYFANVVVGEKGVTLSGTHYHPDSLWGLMVGFADALAFLAAPVLGAIADFTAAKRRFLLSFAYTGAIFAMLLYFCRSGEVYRTMLFFVVAQFAFVSANVFYDAFLPQIASDERMDWVSGKGYSYGYVGGGLQFALALVLVTFHARFGLTQEAAARIGLGSAGLWWAGFTLFTARGLREGGASEPMPPGYEHTPRVLALVHIGVSRTLRTLRKVGNFRHLVLFLVAFMLYNDGIQTVINLATAYGTVELHLSPSVLMGTLLLIQFIGVGGALLFGKLAQWMGTKPAIMLSLVLWSGVVIYAYFMQTATQFVVLGVIVGMILGGSQALSRSYFGSMVPEEASAEFYGFYTVFTKFASIWGPLAFAIIKQVTGSSRLAIVSLIFFFVVGLTLLHFVDDEKARAARTAGAF
- a CDS encoding glycosyltransferase, with the translated sequence MHLFAWVLGLTLGAVWLHRLIDAGLGMPTIADIAKPEWDGPPAGASVAVVVPARNEEEHIEATLRSLLAVDYPNLQIIAVNDRSTDSTGEIMDRVAAEQRTSRLRVMHVEELPHGWLGKTHAMWLGARQAESDWILFTDADVVFRPDALRRALHYVAKEEADHLIVFPTMELKSPGERMMVAFFQALFAFGHRPWKVADPDARDHMGVGAFNLVRRSAYEKVGTYQKLRMAVIDDMKLGEAIKENGLAQRVVFGKDLLSIHWAKGGMGVVRNLTKNMFALMLFRWPRALGAAFLLALLNLGPFVGLIAVHGWARLGYAVATFGILALYIGMSTRSRISPLYFLAHPISTLAFVFILLRSTFLTLWHGGVIWRGTKYPLEELRAGMPGGDSTPF
- a CDS encoding tetratricopeptide repeat protein, producing the protein MKKALFLCFLFLLVGAPLAASNPEELLSAGRVDEAVKVLKQRTDASANDAEAWHLLCRSYYAKERWDDAIAAAKHAVALKPDSSDYHLWLGRAYGEKAQSISSWHWLTALSLAGKTRSEFEKAVQLDAGNVGARSDLAEFYAEAPGIVGGGKDKARREAEQLASRDAAAAHWIKGLLAEKEKDMPAAEREYLAAVEAGKGDGGRWLDLASFYQRAGRTQDMQHAIDKAVAAEKKRGEVFYDAATILYQSDQDLAAAAKLVRDYLRSENKVEEAPAFRAHYLLGNILERQGEKQAAVAEYRAALDLNSDFSDARNALQRLSRP
- the queF gene encoding preQ(1) synthase yields the protein MAKPPRYTPEHAQAGLSHPFPDIETWPNQFPAYEIVIDIPEFTSVCPKTGLPDFGVLKIRYMPDKSCVELKSLKEYLLSYRNLGIFQENIVNRVLEDVVRACRPKWAVVTGDFRPRGGIGTTVEARWPRPKS